The proteins below are encoded in one region of Balaenoptera acutorostrata chromosome 11, mBalAcu1.1, whole genome shotgun sequence:
- the SINHCAF gene encoding SIN3-HDAC complex-associated factor, translating to MFGFHKPKMYRSIEGCCICRAKSSSSRFTDSKRYEKDFQSCFGLHETRSGDICNACVLLVKRWKKLPAGSKKNWNHVVDARAGPSLKTTLKPKKVKTLSGNRIKSNQISKLQKEFKRHNSDAHSTTSSASPAQSPCYSNQSDDGSDTEMASGSNRTPVFSFLDLTYWKRQKICCGIIYKGRFGEVLIDTHLFKPCCSNKKAAAEKPEAQGPEPLPISTQEW from the exons ATGTTTGGTTTTCACAAGCCAAAGATGTACCGAAGTATAGAGGGCTGCTGTATTTGCAGAGCTAAATCCTCCAGTTCTCGATTCACTGACAGTAAACGCTATGAAAAGGACTTCCAGAGCTGTTTTGG GTTACATGAGACTCGTTCAGGAGACATCTGTAATGCCTGTGTCCTGCTTGTGAAAAGATGGAAGAAATTGCCAGCAGGATCAAAAAAAAACTGGAATCAT GTGGTAGATGCAAGGGCAGGACCCAGTCTAAAGACTACACTGAAaccaaagaaagtgaaaactcTATCTGGAAACAGGATAAAAAGCAACCAGATCAGTAAACTGCAGAAGGAATTTAAACGTCACA aTTCTGATGCTCACAGTACCACCTCAAGTGCCTCTCCAGCTCAATCTCCTTGTTATAGTAACCAGTCAGATGATGGCTCAGATACAGAGATGGCTTCTGGCTCTAACAGAACGCCAGTGTTTTCCTTTTTAGATCTCACATACTGGAAAAG acagAAAATATGCTGTGGCATTATCTATAAAGGCCGTTTTGGGGAAGTCCTCATTGACACACATCTATTCAAGCCTTGCTGCAGCAATAAGAAAGCAGCTGCTGAGAAGCCGGAGGCGCAGGGGCCAGAGCCTCTGCCCATCTCCACTCAGGAGTGGTGA